The Osmerus eperlanus chromosome 22, fOsmEpe2.1, whole genome shotgun sequence genome window below encodes:
- the inab gene encoding internexin neuronal intermediate filament protein, alpha b: MSYYGSDVNSASSYRKIFGESPRYSASPSRMTNASRSGYRSSSQSRSNAPSLGSYKRSGRSYSAMPMSMENFDLTQSSALNNEFKIIRTNEKEQMQGLNDRFAMFIDKVRNLEQQNKVLETELVTLRGRQNEPSRLADLYQQEIRELRSQLEEVNGEKSQIMIERDNIEEDLLKLRAKYEDEYRAREEAEQNLKAFKKDVDDATMVRLDLEKKVESLLDEINFLRKVHEEEVTELMNMIQASQVSVEMEVAKPDLTSALKEIRGQYESMASKNLQSAEEWYKSKFVDLNEQATRSNEAMRTSREEINEFRRQLQSKTIEIESLRGTNESLERQLQEMEDRHNNEIGNYQDSMAQLENDLRTTKGEMSRHLREYQDLLNVKMALDIEIAAYRKLLEGEETRISTGITYPSPGGQNYNYQARMYTSSSGGSKVSKKEGKDEEQQSKSGKISSSQREMYEETVVTSKKTEKQQESSDSSPKN, translated from the exons ATGAGCTACTACGGATCTGACGTGAATTCCGCCTCTTCCTACCGGAAGATTTTCGGGGAGTCTCCCCGCTACTCAGCTTCCCCATCACGGATGACTAATGCTTCACGCAGCGGTTACAGGTCCAGCTCCCAATCCAGGAGCAATGCCCCCTCACTGGGATCATACAAGAGGTCCGGCCGCTCCTACTCAGCTATGCCTATGTCTATGGAAAACTTTGATCTCACCCAAAGCAGCGCACTCAACAATGAGTTCAAGATCATCCGTACCAATGAGAAGGAGCAAATGCAGGGTCTCAATGATCGCTTCGCGATGTTTATCGACAAGGTGCGCAACCTGGAGCAGCAGAACAAGGTCCTGGAGACCGAGCTTGTCACCCTGCGTGGGCGGCAGAACGAGCCCTCCCGTCTGGCCGACCTGTACCAGCAAGAGATCCGCGAGCTGCGCTCCCAGCTGGAGGAAGTCAACGGGGAGAAGTCCCAGATAATGATCGAGCGCGACAACATCGAGGAAGACCTCCTGAAACTCAGGGCCAAGTACGAGGACGAGTACCGCGCTCGGGAAGAGGCAGAGCAGAACCTCAAGGCGTTCAAGAAGGACGTGGACGACGCGACCATGGTGCGTCTGGACCTGGAGAAGAAAGTGGAGTCTCTCTTGGACGAGATCAACTTCTTGAGGAAGGTGCACGAGGAGGAGGTGACCGAGCTGATGAACATGATCCAGGCTTCCCAGGTGTCGGTCGAGATGGAGGTGGCCAAGCCTGACCTCACCTCAGCCCTCAAGGAGATCCGCGGCCAGTACGAGTCCATGGCGTCCAAGAACCTGCAGTCCGCCGAGGAATGGTACAAGTCCAAGTTTGTCGACCTGAACGAGCAGGCCACTCGCAGCAACGAGGCGATGCGCACGAGCAGGGAGGAGATCAACGAGTTCAGGAGGCAGCTGCAGTCCAAGACCATCGAGATCGAGAGTCTGAGGGGAACCAACGAGTCTCTGGAAAGGCAGCTCCAGGAGATGGAAGACAGGCACAATAATGAGATTGGCAACTACCAG GATTCCATGGCCCAGCTGGAAAACGATCTGAGGACCACTAAGGGTGAGATGTCTCGTCACCTGAGGGAATACCAGGACTTGCTGAATGTCAAGATGGCACTGGACATTGAAATAGCTGCTTACAG gAAACtcctggaaggggaggagacccGCATTAGCACGGGCatcacctaccccagccccggCGGCCAGAACTACAACTACCAGGCCCGCATGTACACCTCTTCCTCCGGGGGCTCCAAGGTCTCCAAGAAGGAAGGCAAGGACGAGGAGCAGCAGAGCAAGTCCGGCAagatctcctcctcccagcggGAGATGTACGAGGAGACGGTGGTCACCTCCAAGAAGACGGAGAAGCAGCAGGAATCCAGCGACAGCAGCCCCAAAAACTAA